From the genome of Vibrio navarrensis, one region includes:
- a CDS encoding OmpA family protein — translation MKSYTLPFALAAVLVSASILADEYDYRPTPVADQIDDLQDQDRDGVINARDLCPDTPSTAEVDNDGCGTYIKTTQQMQIRVLFANNSDVINPVFRSQIKELAEFLKLYPSTSIELQGFASRTGNAKLNLELSQRRADNVKEMLISYGISSNRVRIVGFGDSKLANDGDDEVSHALNRRVVASVVGHKGDIKEEWTIFTRLPKSKK, via the coding sequence ATGAAATCATACACTTTACCTTTTGCCTTAGCTGCTGTTTTGGTATCTGCCTCCATACTGGCGGACGAATACGATTACCGCCCCACTCCAGTTGCGGATCAAATTGATGATTTACAAGACCAAGACAGAGATGGCGTAATTAACGCCCGCGATTTGTGCCCCGATACGCCAAGTACCGCGGAAGTTGATAACGATGGCTGCGGAACTTACATCAAAACCACGCAGCAGATGCAAATTCGGGTGTTATTTGCCAACAACTCCGACGTGATTAACCCGGTATTTCGCAGCCAAATCAAAGAACTGGCTGAGTTTTTGAAACTTTATCCATCCACGTCAATCGAACTGCAAGGTTTTGCCAGCCGTACGGGCAATGCAAAGCTAAACCTAGAGCTGTCTCAACGCCGAGCGGATAACGTTAAAGAGATGCTCATCAGTTATGGTATTTCATCAAACCGAGTGCGCATTGTCGGTTTTGGTGACAGTAAACTGGCGAATGATGGAGATGACGAAGTCAGCCACGCTTTGAATCGTCGCGTCGTGGCATCCGTTGTTGGTCACAAAGGTGACATCAAAGAAGAGTGGACCATTTTTACCCGTCTACCAAAAAGCAAAAAATAA